The following are encoded in a window of Bos indicus isolate NIAB-ARS_2022 breed Sahiwal x Tharparkar chromosome 7, NIAB-ARS_B.indTharparkar_mat_pri_1.0, whole genome shotgun sequence genomic DNA:
- the ACP5 gene encoding tartrate-resistant acid phosphatase type 5, with protein sequence MDMWTVLLILQASLVLPRAAAAAAATTPAPMLRFVAVGDWGGVPNAPFYTAREMANAKEIARTVQILGADFVLSLGDNFYFSGVQDVNDKRFQETFEDVFSASPLRSVPWYVLAGNHDHLGNVSAQIAYSRVSKRWKFPSPYYRLRFKIPRSNVSVAIFMLDTVTLCGNSDDFASQQPERPRNLAMARTQLAWLKKQLAAAKEDYVLVAGHYPVWSIAEHGPTHCLVKQLLPLLTAHKVTAYLCGHDHNLQYLQDENGLGFVLSGAGNFMDPSKKHMRKVPNGYLRFHYGAENSLGGFAYVEISPKEMSVTYIEASGKSLFKTRLPRRARSEHQHRRGLHAGA encoded by the exons ATGGACATGTGGACGGTGCTGCTCATCCTGCAAGCCTCGCTGGTGCTCCCCcgggctgctgccgctgctgccgccaccacccccgcccccatgtTGCGCTTCGTCGCTGTGGGTGACTGGGGAGGGGTCCCCAACGCCCCATTCTACACAGCCCGGGAAATGGCCAATGCCAAAGAGATTGCCAGGACAGTGCAGATCCTGGGCGCAGACTTCGTTCTGTCCCTGGGAGACAATTTCTACTTCAGCGGTGTGCAGGATGTCAACGACAAGAGGTTTCAG GAGACCTTCGAGGATGTGTTCTCTGCCTCGCCGCTGCGCTCCGTGCCCTGGTACGTGCTGGCTGGCAACCATGACCATCTGGGGAACGTCTCAGCCCAGATCGCCTACTCCAGGGTCTCCAAGCGCTG GAAGTTCCCCAGCCCTTACTACCGCCTGCGCTTCAAGATCCCCCGGTCCAACGTGTCCGTGGCCATCTTCATGCTGGACACTGTGACCCTGTGCGGCAACTCTGACGACTTTGCCAGCCAGCAGCCCGAGAGGCCCCGCAACTTGGCGATGGCCCGCACGCAGCTGGCCTGGCTCAAGAAGCAGCTGGCAGCAGCCAAGGAGGACTACGTGCTGGTGGCCGGCCACTACCCTGTGTGGTCTATCGCCGAGCATGGGCCCACCCACTGCCTGGTCAAgcagctgctgccactgctgaccGCGCACAAGGTCACCGCCTACCTGTGTGGCCACGACCACAACCTGCAG TACCTTCAGGATGAGAATGGCTTGGGCTTCGTGTTGAGCGGGGCTGGGAACTTCATGGACCCCTCGAAGAAACACATGCGCAAGGTCCCCAACGGCTACCTGCGCTTCCACTACGGGGCCGAGAACTCACTGGGTGGCTTCGCCTACGTAGAGATCAGCCCCAAGGAGATGAGCGTCACTTACATTGAAGCCTCGGGCAAGTCCCTCTTCAAGACCAGGTTGCCGAGGCGAGCCAGGTCCGAGCATCAGCACCGCCGCGGGCTCCACGCTGGGGCCTGA